TGAGGGCCTTCGACGGCATGCACGCCCAGTACGAACACTCACCACCCACGAGTTCGCTCTCGATCAGTACGACGCTGAGCCCGCCCTGAACGGCGCGATCTGCAATGTTTTCACCAACCGCTCCGGCTCCAATGACAATGACATCCCAGTTGTTCTCGGTCATTTCGAACTCCTTCGCGGTGGTGGTGCGCGTGTTGCCGGGGTTGGTTGTGCCGGCGATCCTACTTGCCGATGAACTCGGCGGTCGTGCGGGTCATGAACGCTTCCATGCCAATTCTGGCATCTTTACTCTGGGCGACCGCTACGAGGGCGGGCTGAAGGCCAGCCTCAGCCGCTGCATCGCCCTCGCGAATCGCGAGGTTGGCGTTGGCGAGCGCTGCCTCCACTGCCAAGGGAGCCTGGGCTGCGACGCGGTGCGCCAGTTCGAGGCCACGCGCGTACTGCTCGCCGTGCGGAACGACCTCTTGCACCATCCCGATTCGGTACGCCTCGGCGGCGTCGAAGCTGTCACCAGTGAGAATCCAGCGCATCGCATTCGACCAGCCAACCTGGCGGGGGAAGCGGATAGTGGCGCCGCCGAACGGCAGGATGCCACGCGATACTTCAACCTGACCGAAGACGGTCGAGTCGGCGGCAACCGCAATGTCGCTCGCCAGCAGCAGCTCGATACCGAGGGTGAGGCACGTGCCCTGCACCGCAATCACGACAGGCTTCGAGAGCTTTTCGCCCGAGACCTGCCACGGGTTGATGCCGCCCTCGGGAACCATATCGAGCCCATCCGCTCCGATGCGGGGGCCGATGTCGGCAAGGTCGAGGCCGCCAGTGAAGTGGTCGCCGTGAGCAAAAACGAAACCTGCCCGCAGCTCGGGATCGCGCTCAAGCTCGCCATAGGCCAGCGCGAGCTGCTGCAACATCTCCATGTCGGCGGCATTGCGCTTATCGGTGCGATTGAGTCCGATGAGCAAGACGTATCCGTCTCGCTCCACAGTGATTTTCGGCGTGCTGGTGTTGGCGTCAGTCATGTCTTCAGACTACGACTCACCGACTGTTCTGTCGCCGGATGCTGGCGATAAGCTCATACCCACACCAACTTTTCGGAGGCTCCTGTGTTGCGTTCCGCAATCCTCGTACTCACGCTCGCGTCGACGGCGCTCATCGCCGGCTGCTCGAGCGAGCCTCCAGTCGAAGTCCCCGCAAGTGAGATCGCTGCCACGGCAGCAGGCGCGCTTGAACAGACCACGGGAGAACTGCCCGAAATGGACTGCGGTGACGACAGCATCCCGCTCAAGAACGGCACCAAGCTCGATTGCGTGCTCACCGACACCACGCTCGATGAAGACTTCGACAGCCGTGTCACACTCAGCGATGTCGACGGCGCGAACTACTCGGTTTCTGTCGAGGTTTCTGAAGAACCACGCGAATGAGTGTTGGCGCTGCTGAGGGCGCCAATCAATCGCAAAATGGTCGGCAGATCATCCACGGCATGGGCTGCGGATGACGGAGCAAACTCGGTAATACCCGCTCCCGCAAGCGGGAACTTCGCGAGCACCGCGCGAATGGCCTCGGTGAGCGCGGACGCTTCGAGCCCGAACGGCACGGGGGAGCCGAGCCCAGCCAGTGCGGCAGGATCGAGCACGTCGAGGTCGATGTGCAAGTAAACGCTGTCGGCACCGGTTGCGGTGATGGCATCGAGCAACGCTTCCGTTGAGAAGGTGGCGGGGCCCAGCATCCGGATGTCGGATTGCGTGATGTATTCATCTTCAGCAGTGTCGATCGAGCGCACTCCGGCCAGAATGACCCGATCAGCGCGCACCGGATGCTCGGGAACAAGTTCTGCCGGCCCATCACCCAGCAGGGTGCGCAACACCATGCCAGTGAAGGCGCCAGACGGGCTGGAAGCCGCAGTGTGCAGATCGGGGTGCGCGTCAAACCACACCACGGCCGGTTGCTGAGCACTCACATGCTCGATTGCGGCGAGTTCAACGCCACAGTCACCACCAATCGTGAGGTGGGGTGTGTCGTCAGCAGCGAGAGCGTTGCGGGTGCGGTCACGCACGAGCAACAGCGAGCTGTAGCGGTGGATGCCCGTGCCCTGGTGGTCGCCCGCCTCAAGCGGGATATCGACGGAGCGAGTCGCTGCGGAGGGAAGATCTCCCCGAATCGACTCGGCTCCGTCGACCAGCTGCATGGCTCGAGAAGAACCCGAGCCTTGCCACTGGGGCACGACAACATAAGTGAGTGCCATGGTGTGAACTTTCGTGCGGGCGAACTATTCGCCGGCGGTGAGTGCTTGAGCGCCGCCAGCCTTGAGAGCAGCGAGTCGTGCTTCAACTTCGGTGACCTTGCCGAGGTCTTCGAGACCTTCGAACTGAGCATCCAGGCTGGATGCTGCAAGCTCCTGCTGACCGAGAACCTTGGCTTCTTCGCGACGGATCTTGTCTTCGAAACGACCGAGGTCACTCGTGGGGTCGAGGAGGTCGATCGACTTGAGAGCGTCGTGAACCTGCGACTGAGCTTCGACAGTCTTGGAACGAGCGACAAGCTCGTCGCGCTTCGCGGTGAGTTCGCTCAGCTTGGCGCGCATTCCGTCGAGGCCGCTCTTGAGCTGGTCAACGACCTGCGTCTGCGAGGCGATCGTGGGGGCAGCAGCGCGAGCTTCGTTTTCAGCGGAAACCTGACGTCCGATCGCGATCTTGGCAAGGTTGTCGAACTTGTCGGCGTCAACGGTGTTGCCGGCAGCACGGAGTTCGTCTCCCTTGACGCTGGCGGCGAGAGCCTTGCGACCCCAGTCGGAGGCAGCTTCGCGGTCTTCGGCGTGGTCCTGCTCCATGAGGCGCAAATTGCCGATGGTCTGAGCGACGGCGCTCTCCGCATCCGCAATGGAGTTGGTGTAGTCACGAACCAGCTGGTCGAGCATGAGCTGCGGGTCCTCAGCCTGATCGAGGATTGAATTGATGTTCGCCTTCACCATTTGTGAAATACGACCGAGAATCGACTGCTTTGCCATGCGAAGTGCCTTTCGTGAGTTTTCGAAGAAACCGTACTTAGAATCTACCGCCGCGACTGCGACCGCCACCACTGCGTCCAGCACTTCCACCGGAACGTCTACCGCCGCCACCCGAGAATCCTCCCGAGCGGGAGCCCCCGCCCCACGAACCGCCACTGGACGGTCGTGACGACCGCGATCCGAGGCTGCCACCGATCAAACCACCGATGATGCCGCCCAAGAGGTCGCCACCGCCGCTGCCGCCAACCGCGCCACCCAGGCCGCCAAGCATTCCCGAACCGGAATTGCTGCCCGTAGAGAACTGCGACACCTCACGCTGAGCGAGGTCATAGGCGCTTGCCGCCAACTGGTCAGCCTGGCGCGCATGCGTCAACGCCGTCACAGGGTCGGACGTCTGCAAAGCCAACGCCTGCTTGAACTGACGGTCTGCTTCGCTGATTCTCGTTCGTGCCGTCGCCCCCACACCGCCGCGGCGGGTGGTGATGAACTGCGCCGTGGTCGTAATGCGGGACTGCGCTGCGGCCA
This portion of the Salinibacterium sp. NK8237 genome encodes:
- a CDS encoding crotonase/enoyl-CoA hydratase family protein; its protein translation is MTDANTSTPKITVERDGYVLLIGLNRTDKRNAADMEMLQQLALAYGELERDPELRAGFVFAHGDHFTGGLDLADIGPRIGADGLDMVPEGGINPWQVSGEKLSKPVVIAVQGTCLTLGIELLLASDIAVAADSTVFGQVEVSRGILPFGGATIRFPRQVGWSNAMRWILTGDSFDAAEAYRIGMVQEVVPHGEQYARGLELAHRVAAQAPLAVEAALANANLAIREGDAAAEAGLQPALVAVAQSKDARIGMEAFMTRTTAEFIGK
- a CDS encoding DUF4333 domain-containing protein, coding for MLRSAILVLTLASTALIAGCSSEPPVEVPASEIAATAAGALEQTTGELPEMDCGDDSIPLKNGTKLDCVLTDTTLDEDFDSRVTLSDVDGANYSVSVEVSEEPRE
- a CDS encoding PspA/IM30 family protein, which gives rise to MAKQSILGRISQMVKANINSILDQAEDPQLMLDQLVRDYTNSIADAESAVAQTIGNLRLMEQDHAEDREAASDWGRKALAASVKGDELRAAGNTVDADKFDNLAKIAIGRQVSAENEARAAAPTIASQTQVVDQLKSGLDGMRAKLSELTAKRDELVARSKTVEAQSQVHDALKSIDLLDPTSDLGRFEDKIRREEAKVLGQQELAASSLDAQFEGLEDLGKVTEVEARLAALKAGGAQALTAGE
- a CDS encoding arginase family protein, with translation MALTYVVVPQWQGSGSSRAMQLVDGAESIRGDLPSAATRSVDIPLEAGDHQGTGIHRYSSLLLVRDRTRNALAADDTPHLTIGGDCGVELAAIEHVSAQQPAVVWFDAHPDLHTAASSPSGAFTGMVLRTLLGDGPAELVPEHPVRADRVILAGVRSIDTAEDEYITQSDIRMLGPATFSTEALLDAITATGADSVYLHIDLDVLDPAALAGLGSPVPFGLEASALTEAIRAVLAKFPLAGAGITEFAPSSAAHAVDDLPTILRLIGALSSANTHSRGSSETSTETE